GTAACCACTCATTTGTTTGACGTGTATAAAACTATATCACCTAAGGAAGTTAGATAAAGGTGGGTAATTTCCCTAAAGTACTTTAAACTTTCATACAGGAAgttaatcattaaaaataagACTAAACAATACAGGACGTCTGTTCTAGTTCTCCTTTATGTTTGCTGAAAGGGCTGTTTGCAATGTCATACCTTCAAGGTCCCTGTTCTAATGCATTTATGCCTTTAAGGCATCATGttactttttattatttcagtaTAATTTCTATGACTGTAGAATTTTGTCAAGGCCGACAGCTGCTGGGTTTTACACAGTTATTTAAATGTTGGTATACTTTAGTCATCATGGATTTGCAGAACTCTGTAGTTAAGCAGTATGACATGAGAGGGAGTGCTGTTGGGCTGGATGTCTGCATTGCTGTGAATCAGTTGAAGGTACAAGGCCACAGGCAGAGAGCCAAGGATGATCCAGGAAGGGCTGCTATTCAGTGCAACACTCGAATTCTAATGTGGTATTGCTCTCCAACACATGCATATAAAAGAAAACggtacaaaacaaaaaattttgTGCtcaatttttgtacatttttttgtgttctaTTTGATCTTGGAAATCAGAGGAAGTTTCAGTACCCTGAGTTACCAGTTTATAAGTTGAAAGTGCCAAACTTAGGTGTGATAGCATTCAAAACACCAATATCTGACCTCAGTggacaaataaacacaaaccaTCAACTGAAACTGGCCTGTTGATAAGCAGTCGAAACATTCTCCTGCAGAGGCACCAGTTAGTTTAATCAGGACAAACTTTATTTGCTGGAATGTTAATTTATTCAGACGCCTTGCTGAGGCAGAGTGATGTTGCACTCTATATCAGCACTCGTTGAATGCCTCTTGTCCAGTCAGACTGCTCCAATGGTCCTAACTTTTGTGTATACTTTTAATAGCATACAGTTGTGGCTATATTGTCTTCAGCTCACCTGGTGTCTAACGCTGTTCTCTCACAGGGAATGGAGATAGACTGTCAGCCTGAGGAGGCCATCGTCACTTCATTTGATGAGGATTGTGTGGAACTTGGTGACGTCAAGGACATGAGACTAGAGGCAGAAGCAGTGGTCAATGACGTTCTTTTTGCTGTCGCTGAAATGCACGTGTCACAGAGTCTTAACAGTGCGTCGGATGTGGCGTACATAAACGTGGAAACCAGAGAGGGAAACCGGTACTGCCTGGAGCTCACAGAGGCAGGACTGAGGGTAAGAGCCACAAAACTTGACACCGcattgtttcttgttttgttaCTTAATGGATGCTAAGTTTGGGAATCTATCCGTCACACAGGTGGTGGGCTATGCCTTCGATCAAGTGGACGAGGATTTGAGCACCCAGTATCATGAGACTGTTTACTCCCTGCTGGACACACTGAGTCCCGGGTACAGGGAGGCCTTTGGGAACGCTCTGCTCCAACGGCTCGAGAGGCTGAAGCAAAATggacaataaaaatataaaggaCCAAGTCATTCAAAAGTGGGTCAAATGGAACAGAAGCTGAGGATGTGGGTGTATTTGGACATGAGTCATCAAATATTATTCTAGCATACTATGTGACGTTTGCCTGCCTGTCTGCCACCACAAAGCGGGCCTGCCTGCCCTATCTTCTGCTTTCTTCTGACATTCATACCATCGAATGACTACATGTTAGTTTAGGGATTGGCTGTGCGGGGTCTGTTGCAACAATGTGTTGTGGACTTCACTGTGGAAAAGATCTTCCTGCTCCCACATGTTACAGCTCTGTAACTGTGAGTTCAGCACCTTTtgtactgatgaaaaatgatctGAGAAAGCAGCAGCACGTTTTTACAAAGTATTCAGTCAGTTTCACTCTCTGCCCTGCTTGCACTAAAGCTCAGAACTGCTCAGATATTAACAACCGGTTTGTTGACAGCAAGTGGGAGATGGCCAAAGCTATAGTATATCAGCTTCAGTCTTTTAAACTGCCTTAATGCCTGACTTTTGGTtagaaaagtacaaaaactcCTTTATTTATCCTTGTTGAATCTTGTGTTGACAGATAATTTATATTATATTCTGCCTTTGACTAAGCTGGCTCAGTATTCAGTACCAAGTAACACTATTttgcttttctctctttttttgaaCTACAACTCAAGCTTACACTTCAGGCTGCTGCTGTATCCTTGTGggataaatacttttatttctattgtGGTTAAATTTTGGTTCATTTTGTTGTGCTGCTCAGCATTTGTGGGACCTTTAGAGCCGCTTTACAGTGTTGGTTTATAGTACATGTGACCTGGTTATGATCCTGATACTTCAGTGTTAAGATATCTACTTTGAGAAAACTTGCTCCATTTGCATTTCTACTGTTATTCCTTGCTGCTGGCCTTTGCTCAGACCAATAAAGTCTTAAAAAAGATGTCGGTTTCCTTTTTTTACACCATATGAAAAATGTTGATGAAAGTCTCACTAGAGTTCACTTTGGTCCATGGTTAGGTCTGTAAGCAGAGACTTGGTCCCAAATAGTAAATAAACATGTGCTTGCATAGTGCTTTTTAAGTCATCTTACTACTCAAGTTGCTTTTTTCACAACAAATCATACTTACCAACAGCATAATCCCAATCAcatgccactgatgcagcagttgGAACAATGAGGGCTTAAGTGTCTGAAGAAGACAGGGATTTAACCCTGATTAAACAGGTGAGAGACGACTTacaataagtgaaatggggatcacctgagtgcagtgaatgtgtctcatattgtcagttttcctggctaccatgacaccatgaagacaaaagaacacttcaagcaactcagagaaaaaagttattaaaaagtacaagtcaggggatggatacaaaaaagttccaaggcactgaacatccccttgaattcagctaaatccatcatcaagaaatggtggggatatggcacatgtaaatctgcctagatcaggccttCATCACAAACTTAGTGACCATGCAAGGAGtctagagagagaggccaccaagacacctatgactactctgaaggagttacaagctttagcagctgagatgaaagATACTCTGCATACATCAACTGTTGTCCATGTTCTTcacaagtcaaagctttatggtagaGAGGCACAgagaagccactgttgaagaaaactcgtGTTAAATCTCACCTAGAGTTcgccaaaaagcatgtgggagactccatggtcaagtgggacaaagttctttgatctgatgagaccaaaaaggtgctttttggccatcagacaagatgttatGTTTAGCAGACACCAAatgctgcacatcaccacaaactaTCCCCACTGTGGTGggagcatcatgctgtggggatgcttctcagcagttggccctggaaggcttgtaaaggtagagggtaaaatattGGAAAACccaggaggacaatcttactcagtctgcaagagaactacggcttgggagaagatttattttacaagacaATGTcccgaagcatacagtgaaagctccacagaaatggtttaaagacaacaagttgAATATTCTGTAGCTCTCTAATAATGTGAGAGTAGCCTTTAAACTGGAATCAAGCAAATatataaaagcaaacaaacagctAGCTGTCATAGaggtaaattaaaaatattttccacaATCTGGATTTGCataaaaaacttgaaatgtAATAATATATGTGTGTTGTTGACCAAATGTCAATTTCAACAAGGCCAAAGGAAGTGAAAAAACCCTGATTCAACAGAAACCTCAAATCATACACAGACAGTATCACTTGACAAATATTGTATTTTCTAGACACACAAGAGAAGCATTCTTTTAGCTGGAAGTTAAACACCAAGGGTCAGGTCATATGCCTTGTTTGACTCACTGACCAGCTATCATAGAATGTAGAGAATGTGTATATCACTGTTTCCAGCAGTGGAATGCTACAAAGGTATGCATTTTTTGTGTCCATTTGCTTATGACTTAAGCATTTTAACGCATGCCAGTTCATAAGAGAAATGCTGTGAATATACTGTACTTCATCGATTTTAAAGCTTCAAGTTCCAGACATACAAAACATGAAGTTATAAATTATTGGCTCTCGTCTGGTGGATTGTGGGGTGGTTTTCAGGGGTTTggtaatgtgtgtgtgtgtgtgtgtgtgagaaaaattgtgtttttgccattattttggaTGACAAATCTGTTTATTCTTGATGTGTTTCCTTCTTGAgacctctttttctctctctctctctcacaagTCATCTTACATTTCAAATTACAGGACAATCTGTGACATAGGGCTCCATCCCCAGAAATACATAAACTAGTACGTATGTATGGGTCTCACTGCTCCTTGAggtacatgaagtcatcacgATACATGTCCACTCAGATAAAAAAGGCCATCTTCATCTGTAGACTGACAGCCATCCATTTCATTGTGTAGACTTGTTTGAGTCTTCACCGTTagcattatttttttacaattgACAGAGGTATCTTCTCTAGATCTCGGGAAAACAACCGACATGTTATTTGTTAAAATAGAGCAAAATAAGTTGTctgcatgcattttttgttCTATGTAAAGGTCcaaacatttttccttgaataaatttgaattgttAAAACTGTGGATATTTGAATCATGAGGTGATCGGTTACACCCgtaaaaaaacactgtttggCCATGTGGCATGTTGGTTTACTGTGCATAATGACAGTTGATTATGATCTGGATACCTTTGCACATTTAACGTTTTTCCTTTACTGCTCGAGCAAATCAGTTCAAGAAAGATGcccattttcctttttctcatgATGAAAACATTTGGGGCTAAGGTTGCCTGTAGtctgaaattatgtttgaaAAAAGGGTAAATCAGGTGGAAGGAAGGGATATGAGGAGAGTTTCTGCTAAGTTAAAACAAGATACTTTCAGACTTGAGTACATATTAGACTTTATTAAATTTAATCATATAACCTTTTTGCATTTCAATCTGATAAGTCTCAGTGGTACAAGATTAGTAAGAAATATTACAAAAGTTTAAGTACATTATCAATCTTTAGAGACTACACAGCAGCCAGTAAGACAAGACATTTGCGCTAAAGTGGAATATAATTCAGGGTTATTAATCACATCATTTTACATCCACCACTCTTAAAAACTGACTGTGAGGAAGACTGCAGCCATGATTGCgcatttttaaaccagtttcaGCAGGACATGAGGTGTAAAGGAGGCAAAGTGTTGCAGACCAGAGAGAGACATCTTAAAAATCAATCTGATGGATTTAAAATGAGATCTCCATTCGCTCAGTCTTCTTGTGGTTTTTAACTCAAAGTTGAATcccttttaataaaaaatacgGCACATTTAATTTAAGAGTAACTGCTGCAGCTTCAGCTCACAATCTGCACCGGGAACTCGATGCAGAACAGGTCCTTTTTGTTGTCGTCTCTCAGCTCCCACTTCACCACCAGCTTTATCTGAAAAAGCAGAATAGTAGTCAGTGAACAGAGGGCGAACATCTGcaaatttaaatctttaaaaaggaagTGAAAACGTGTTACAATGTGGATACTGATACTGGTTAGTTTTCTTGGAATGTAAAGAATTTATGAACTGCTGTTTTGGTTCCCAGTTGTTGAATGTAAAgtacatacatttattttttacctttgcAAATTTGCAGTTGACTCAAGTGTATGGAATTCCTACCATCTGGTAATAATACAGCCTGACTTATACACCAGCCTCAAATCTTAGTGCAGCCCTGAAACTTTGCAGAAGCCTGACATGCACCTCCTTAAAATGTAACCATGATATTGGGACCCTGGGATCTGGTTAGCTGGGTAGCATCAGTCTGTGTGCCAGTCTCAGTGATGCCTATAGGCACGTTGTGTGCCTTTCTCTTCTCTTGTAGAGAGTCCACCACATCGAGTCCAACACATTGGACTGAAAATTTGGTGTGGCAGCTTTCATTGCTCTGCATGGGAGAAGCTCTATAGGTTAAAGTTTATCATCTGCAAAAACTTGAATTTATCAAAAggaggttaaaaatggcaaatgcAAAAACAAGTCTTTTAAAAGAAGTTCCaataaacagatttaaagaCCGTTGTTAGCCTTTTGTTGGACAGGACAGCTAAAGGGAGACAGGAGACCTAAAGTTCTGGTTCCCCTGGCAGTGAGGGGAGCCTGTCCCAAAGCCTGCTGCTGAATTTTCACCCTCCACCTCAACCAAAAGGAGCTTCATTCATGTTAGAGTTCACTCCGTACAGGAGTAGTTGTGATGAGGGAGTCACTGTGTACTCCAGTGAGAAAAATGGCTGCAGAAAACATCTGATGTCTCATCATTCTCTATAACCACAGTATAATCAAGTATTACTCAAAATTTGTCAGCTTCAAGCCCACAGCCAGTCTAATGGGAGGGtttatccctttaaaaaaaaaaaaaagtacatctTTTCACAGTGACTCTTCtgatttgctgtttattttgatCTCCAGCCACACTGTACCTTATTTGCACACACAAGTTCTTAACACAATCATTAGTTTGGACGGAGGATCACAAAAgctgtgctttttttaaaagatagaGTATTGAacttattacattttaaaatgcatcagGTACAGTAAAATCATGTAAAGCCCAACAAGGGGGTCTACACTTTCTGCCAGTGAGAAAATGGTATTAATTTGACTTTCACAAACAATACAAGCAGTAGCACAGAGCAAGTGAATGATCCCACATTGCATCTCAAAACAGCTATTGCATTTTACTTTCAATTAAATCACCTTATAATAGTCAACCTGGTTGTAGATCCATCCTTGTTTGAATGGAGTTGGGTGAAGAGCTAGGGCTACATGGACCTTAAAACCAAGATTTTCCAAAGGCACAGTCCACACCTAGTGCTATAGGAAATCTCCCAGACTGCCTGGTGAATCCTtggcaaaatttgaaaattacaaaatcaaaattaaatttcTCACTACATTACATTAGAAAAGTCTGGCATTGCCACCACATCCATTTCTGTAACTACAGTTGATGAAAACTGATGACTTATCAGAGGCTTGAAGGGTCGTCAGATTTCACTGGGGAAGATTTAACCACAAGCTCCTGTAACTCCGTCTCAAGGAGCACTCAAACAAGATGTGGAGGCAAAACTTAAGGAAATGAGCCCAATATTCTGGGCTCTATAGCAGATCTACTCTAGTActcctgtattttttttccacttctataCTGAAAGTTCCAAGTCAAATGATCCAAACACAAGGttacacatctaaaaaaaaaaaactgtccacTAATTTTCCTCTGAACACTTTTCCAGAGGCTTGTTGGAGCTGCAGAAACATTGAATCATAAAATAATCTGACTTATAGATCTGAGATCATTTATCGGCTTATTGTACTGATGTCACATTTAGTACTTACTGCAGGATACTCAGTCTTCACGGGAAGAGTGTTCACGTAGTGATACAACTGCTGCGGCTGGATGGGACACTGGATTCCAGATTTGCAGCCATCCTCGTTGGGAATGGGGAAGGGGACCGGAACACCAGCGATAACACCGTGAACCACCGCCGTGCTGGTATCACTTTTAACACCTacatcacagaaacaaaaaataaggcTGTTAATTCAAAAGTTCAGAAACTTTACCAGTGATGTTCtgattttttggaaagcattttaaaaagcc
This genomic window from Cheilinus undulatus linkage group 18, ASM1832078v1, whole genome shotgun sequence contains:
- the LOC121526051 gene encoding GSK3-beta interaction protein, with translation MEIDCQPEEAIVTSFDEDCVELGDVKDMRLEAEAVVNDVLFAVAEMHVSQSLNSASDVAYINVETREGNRYCLELTEAGLRVVGYAFDQVDEDLSTQYHETVYSLLDTLSPGYREAFGNALLQRLERLKQNGQ
- the LOC121526781 gene encoding NPC intracellular cholesterol transporter 2-like yields the protein MDVRTGLVVLLCLMGFTCADPVKFKDCGSTSASVSLVDITPCPTQPCQLKRGGSYSVNVTFSSGVKSDTSTAVVHGVIAGVPVPFPIPNEDGCKSGIQCPIQPQQLYHYVNTLPVKTEYPAIKLVVKWELRDDNKKDLFCIEFPVQIVS